Proteins encoded together in one Hevea brasiliensis isolate MT/VB/25A 57/8 chromosome 16, ASM3005281v1, whole genome shotgun sequence window:
- the LOC131174796 gene encoding glycine-rich cell wall structural protein-like, with amino-acid sequence MMDNEGVKGDIGGGAIGGGATGGGARGGGATGGSATGGAATGGAATGGGATGGGAIGGGATGGGATGGGATGGEATGGGATGGAATGGGATGGGATGGGATGGGATGGGASGGGATGGGATGGGTTGGGATGGGATGGGATGGGATGGGATGGSATGGGATGGGAIGGGATGGGATGGGATGGGATGGGATGGGATGGGATGGGATGGGATGGGATGGGATGGGATGGGATGGGATGGGATGGGATGGGATGGGATGGGATGGGASGGGATGGGATGGGATGGGATGGGATGGGATGGGATGGGATGGGATGGSATGGGAIGGGATGGGATGGGATGGGATGGGATGGGATGGGATGGGATGGGATGGGATGGGATGGGATGGGATGGGATGGGTTGGGATSGGATGGGATGGGATGGGATGGYNHNVISPCYCPSKVENNVCPGKEEKSPVVEIIVDLSYRAEPCRNDSYMCVEIFPGKPRFTCGK; translated from the coding sequence ATGATGGACAATGAAGGTGTCAAAGGTGACATAGGTGGTGGGGCGATTGGAGGAGGTGCCACGGGTGGTGGTGCAAGAGGAGGAGGGGCTACAGGTGGTAGTGCAACTGGAGGAGCTGCCACTGGAGGAGCTGCCACTGGTGGAGGTGCAACTGGAGGCGGTGCTATAGGTGGTGGggcgactggaggaggtgccaCAGGTGGTGGTGCGACTGGAGGCGAGGCTACAGGTGGTGGTGCAACTGGAGGAGCTGCCACTGGTGGAGGTGCAACTGGAGGAGGGGCTACAGGTGGTGGggcgactggaggaggtgccaCGGGTGGTGGTGCAAGTGGAGGCGGGGCTACAGGTGGTGGTGCAACTGGAGGAGGCACTACAGGtggtggagcaactggaggaggtgccaCAGGTGGTGGTGCAACCGGAGGAGGGGCTACAGGTGGTGGTGCAACTGGAGGGAGTGCCACTGGAGGGGGTGCAACAGGAGGAGGGGCTATAGGtggtggagcaactggaggaggtgccaCAGGTGGTGGggcgactggaggaggtgccaCAGGTGGTGGTGCAACTGGAGGTGGGGCTACAGGTGGTggtgcaactggaggaggtgccaCTGGTGGGGGTGCAACAGGAGGAGGGGCTACAGGtggtggagcaactggaggaggtgccaCAGGCGGTGGTGCAACCGGGGGTGGGGCTACAGGTGGTGGGGCCACTGGTGGGGGTGCAACAGGAGGAGGGGCTACAGGTGGTGgggcaactggaggaggtgccaCGGGTGGTGGTGCAAGTGGAGGCGGGGCTACAGGTGGTGGTGCAACAGGAGGAGGGGCTACAGGtggtggagcaactggaggaggtgccaCGGGTGGTGGTGCAACTGGAGGCGGGGCTACAGGTGGTGGggcgactggaggaggtgccaCGGGTGGCAGTGCAACTGGAGGCGGGGCTATAGGTGGtggagcgactggaggaggtgccaCAGGTGGTGGTGCAACTGGAGGCGGGGCTACGGGTGGTGGggcgactggaggaggtgccaCGGGTGGTGGTGCAACTGGAGGCGGGGCTACAGGTGGTggtgcaactggaggaggtgccaCTGGTGGGGGTGCAACAGGAGGAGGGGCTACAGGTGGTggtgcaactggaggaggtgccaCGGGTGGTGGTACAACCGGCGGCGGGGCTACAAGTGGTGGGGCCACTGGAGGAGGTGCCACAGGTGGTGGTGCAACTGGAGGTGGGGCTACAGGTGGCTACAATCACAATGTCATTTCCCCATGTTATTGTCCAAGCAAAGTAGAAAATAACGTTTGTCCGGGGAAAGAAGAAAAGTCTCCTGTGGTGGAGATAATAGTTGATCTTTCCTATCGTGCAGAACCATGCAGGAATGACTCTTACATGTGTGTGGAGATATTCCCCGGGAAGCCTCGCTTCACGTGTGGTAAATAA